The genomic interval agcccagcacttaccgcctgttaccaatcctaggtgcccagcagttgccatgtagtcactcaggaggggcatttttttactgctaatgtgaactaagcctaatttgttaaaccATATTGATCACAATATTCCACAACAACAAGGGGTTACACTATTAAAatatggaactctagggagttggattaaaatacacagcactggactgttggggcataatacaaaaaatggaaaaattgtacattctaacaagccaggcattagaaagttggtacaaagtatagggggcaagtagaacactgacacaatagcaggggttactggattcctatggcataaataactcggggcactaaatttgctgtgtctagccccactcacttttttttttttttaccacccggctacagtttcccccaaCCTGgctgaaaaaacatttctgggaaaAACACTGTATATGGgggtatatacatatatggggGGCTTatatatggggtgtatatatgtgtatatagtgGATATAGATATGGGGTGTTCAAATATATATGGGAGGTAAAGatatggggtgtatatatatggggtatatttatattgGGGGTATAGATATATGggctatagatatatatatagagtttaaatatatatggggagtaaagatatatatagggtatatatatatgggagGTATAGATATATGGGGTATATATAGGGGGTATATAAGGGGGTTATAGATATTTATAGGGGGTATATAttggggttatatatatatatatatatatatatatatatatggggtatatttatagggatatagatatatatagaggGTATATATGGGGTTATAGATATATGTAGGGGGTATATATAGgggggtttatatatatatatatataggagggtATATATAGGGGTTATAGAGATATATAGGGGGTATATACACGGGGGGTATATATGGGGTTATAGATATATGTAGGGGGTATATATAGgggggtttatatatatatatatataggagggtATATATAGGGTTATAGAGATATATAGGGGGTATATACACGGGGTGGTATATATGGGGCTATAGATATATGTAGGGGGTATATATAggggtatttatatatttaggggGTATATAAAGGCATTGTTTGAAGGACCCGATGTCCAGATAGAAAATGACAGAACCGGAAGTAGTGCAGACGCCATATTTTTGTAGTCTTTCAGGTCTCTGTGAAAAGGGAGGTTGGTCACCTAGCGACACATGTTTCCGGTCAGCTGACCTGTGCTCATATGACCAGAAAAGGAAGATGGCTGCTGTATTTGTTGTTGTGCTGATGAGTGCAGTCCTGGGGCTCCGGGCTCAGGAGGAGATGGAGGTCTgcgcattatatatttatattgggggATAATAGAAAGCTATAAAtgtagaggaggagaggaggggtACAGGCAGCCATTCAGACATTAACGTAGGGGGGTACAGGCAGCCATTCAGACATTAATGGTGGGAGGGGTACAGGCAGCCATTAATGTAGGGGGGGTACAGGCGGCCATTAATCAGCCATTAATGTAGGGAGGGGTACAGGTGGCCATTAATGTAGGGAGGGGTACAGGTGGCCATTAATGTNNNNNNNNNNNNNNNNNNNNNNNNNNNNNNNNNNNNNNNNNNNNNNNNNNNNNNNNNNNNNNNNNNNNNNNNNNNNNNNNNNNNNNNNNNNNNNNNNNNNNNNNNNNNNNNNNNNNNNNNNNNNNNNNNNNNNNNNNNNNNNNNNNNNNNNNNNNNNNNNNNNNNNNNNNNNNNNNNNNNNNNNNNNNNNNNNNNNNNNNNGGGGTACAGGAGGCCAATAATATAGGGAGGGGTACAGGCAGCCGTTAATGTAGGTGAAAGTACAGGCGCCCATTAATGTAGGGGGTGGGGGGTACAGGCAGCTATTCATCCATTAATGTAAGGAGGGGTACAGGCGCCCATTAATGTGGGGTGAAATGAAGTAACTTGGTGACAACCAATCACACGCAGTTCTATGTTCTCATCATGAGGGGGGGCTCTCATGGGTTTGATCCTCTCACACTGCAGGGTGACTGGATAACTCCCCTGCTTGTTCCGGTGATCGGTGTCCCCTCGCAGGAAGTGGAGGGAATGTTGTCACCAGGGTATGAATCTGACCTCTCCTCTCTCTGCAGATATGCGGGCTGTGTCCAGGGAATGTGCGGAACTCTTCACAAGTCACCTATCTGTGCTCAGAGACCTCGGGGGCGGAGCTTGTGGGGCGCTGCTGTGTGAAGCCTTCTGGGGGAGATATTATAGGGTGCGCACCAGGGCGATGTGGGGTTGAAGAGTGTTTTCATAGTGTCATGTGACCCACCATGTTCTTTCTGCAGGTTGGATCTCTGGAACTGCTCCATTTCCCTCCTTGACCCCGGGCTCCGTCTTACTGCTGCCATTCTCGTCTTGTAAGTAGGAGTGGGCGTGGCTTGTGATCCTCATGGGTGGGCTGAAACTTTACTCACATTTTATATTCCTTACAGAGAcatttcccagaatcctctgcaGGACCTGCGCCAAGAATTCTTCCAGGGACTGACAGGCCTGCGGTATCTGTGAGTGTCATTATCTGCTCCCCCTCCCCCTCTGCATCGTGTTTGTATCCCCTCCTCCCCAGTGTTCGGGTGCCATGTACTGTTGTGATTTCTTCCCCTCAGAGCTCTTCCAGGGAACATCAGTTGCCCCGGGGGTAACCAGGCCTGGGCTAGTGTGGAGAGTGAATTGGACAGCCGAATCTGCCAGGATCAGCAGAGCGCCTGCAACAGGACTGGAGATATTGGTGAGTGGCAGAGAGACGCTGCTTCCTGATCTCAGTCATGTGACCATCACTGCTGCTGTCAGCGGGTCGAGCAGTTCTGGAGTCAATCGGGTTCCATAGGATTTAAATCTGGGCTCACAGACGCTAATTCAGGACGGTCCAATATGAccgagacccccccccccctcccccgagACCACATGAACTGCAAAACTGTTATTGTGAAGTGAGCCTTGGGGGGGCGCTACATGTAACATACACTGCCAGCAGCCCTGGGGCGAATCGCCAAGCAAAGTCTATCTAGAGGGGACAGTGCTGTGCCCGACATATACTGCGGCCTCCTCACAGATGATTGGATGAGACACTGATGGGTTTCTCTCTCCCTCTGCCCATAATCCGGCCCTTGTATCTGTAACATAAAGCATACTTCATCTGCAGGGAGGGGGTGGGTCACACGTTACATGTATGTAATGGGAGGGGCGGGTCACACGCCACATGTATGTAATGGGAGGGGNNNNNNNNNNNNNNNNNNNNNNNNNNNNNNNNNNNNNNNNNNNNNNNNNNNNNNNNNNNNNNNNNNNNNNNNNNNNNNNNNNNNNNNNNNNNNNNNNNNNNNNNNNNNNNNNNNNNNNNNNNNNNNNNNNNNNNNNNNNNNNNNNNNNNNNNNNNNNNNNNNNNNNNNNNNNNNNNNNNNNNNNNNNNNNNNNNNNNNNNNNNNNNNNNNNNNNNNNNNNNNNNNNNNNNNNNNNNNNNNNNNNNNNNNNNNNNNNNNNNNNNNNNNNNNNNNNNNNNNNNNNNNNNNNNNNNNNNNNNNNNNNNNNNNNNNNNNNNNNNNNNNNNNNNNNNNNNNNNNNNNNNNNNNNNNNNNNNNNNNNNNNNNNNNNNNNNNNNNNNNNNNNNNNNNNNNNNNNNNNNNNNNNNNNNNNNNNNNNNNNNNNNNNNNNNNNNNNNNNNNNNNNNNNNNNNNNNNNNNNNNNNNNNNNNNNNNNNNNNNNNNNNNNNNNNNNNNNNNNNNNNNNNNNNNNNNNNNNNNNNNNNNNNNNNNNNNNNNNNNNNNNNNNNNNNNNNNNNNNNNNNNNNNNNNNNNNNNNNNNNNNNNNNNNNNNNNNNNNNNNNNNNNNNNNNNNNNNNNNNNNNNNNNNNNNNNNNNNNNNNNNNNNNNNNNNNNNNNNNNNNNNNNNNNNNNNNNNNNNNNNNNNNNNNNNNNNNNNNNNNNNNNNNNNNNNNNNNNNNNNNNNNNNNNNNNNNNNNNNNNNNNNNNNNNNNNNNNNNNNNNNNNNNNNNNNNNNNNNNNNNNNNNNNNNNNNNNNNNNNNNNNNNNNNNNNNNNNNNNNNNGGGTCACACGTCACATGTGTGTGTGATGGGAGGGGCTGGTCACCTGTCACATGTATGTAATGGGAGGGGTGGGGCACACGTCACATGTATGGGATGGGATGTTGGAGAGAACATAGTAGGGGCGGAGTCAGACTGACACATATATGACACATGTGACTGATGTCAATCTCCTCATAGCGGTGCTGTGTC from Pyxicephalus adspersus chromosome 4, UCB_Pads_2.0, whole genome shotgun sequence carries:
- the ATRAID gene encoding all-trans retinoic acid-induced differentiation factor translates to MAAVFVVVLMSAVLGLRAQEEMEICGLCPGNVRNSSQVTYLCSETSGAELVGRCCVKPSGGDIIGLDLWNCSISLLDPGLRLTAAILVLDISQNPLQDLRQEFFQGLTGLRYLALPGNISCPGGNQAWASVESELDSRICQDQQSACNRTGDIAVLCPENSLCAPDGPGYTQCVCADGFSGYKCLREGSFPLLVFFGILASVTVTLSVLLWCTQRKKVKSL